Proteins encoded in a region of the Suncus etruscus isolate mSunEtr1 chromosome 1, mSunEtr1.pri.cur, whole genome shotgun sequence genome:
- the MIS12 gene encoding protein MIS12 homolog, with protein sequence MSVDPMTYEAQFFGFTPQTCMLRIYIAFQDYLFEVMLAVEQVILKKLDGIPGSEISPVQIRKCTEKFLSFLKGRFDNLFGKMEQLFLELILRIPSNILLPEDKPQEELTYSQEEFQILHKEIEQLQEKYKTELCTKQALLAELEEQKIVQDKLKKTLALFDDLDNVGRENGMSDFRESLVFLVQNARKLHSIRDSVEKEGKKWKLS encoded by the coding sequence ATGTCTGTTGATCCAATGACCTACGAGGCTCAATTCTTTGGCTTCACACCACAAACTTGTATGCTTAGGATCTACATTGCATTTCAGGACTACTTATTTGAAGTAATGCTGGCGGTTGAACAGGTTATTCTTAAGAAGCTGGATGGCATCCCAGGATCTGAGATTAGTCCGGTTCAGATTCGTAAATGCACAGAGAAGTTTCTTAGCTTCTTGAAAGGACGTTTTGATAATCTTTTTGGCAAAATGGAGCAACTGTTTTTAGAGTTGATTTTGCGAATTCCTTCAAATATCTTACTTCCAGAAGATAAACCTCAGGAGGAGCTTACGTACAGTCAGGAAGAATTCCAGATTCTCCATAAAGAAATTGAGCAGTTACAGGAGAAGTATAAGACTGAATTATGCACTAAACAGGCTCTTCTTGCAGAACTAGAAGAGCAAAAAATTGTTCAAGACAAACTCAAAAAGACATTGGCGTTGTTTGATGATCTTGATAATGTTGGCAGGGAAAATGGGATGAGTGATTTTAGGGAGAGCTTAGTGTTCCTAGTTCAGAATGCCAGAAAGTTACACAGTATTAGAGACAGTGTGGAGAAGGAaggcaaaaaatggaaattatctTGA